AAAAAGACAAAAAATGCGAAATGAGATGAATTCTAAGTTCACATATACAGCTCAATATCCATTTCATTTGCGCTTTTTTGAAATAAGCCGTGAGTGAAAATTAATTACAAAACTAAATCTAACAATAGTAAAAAGGCTGATTGAGCTTTTAAGAGAGCTAAAAAATCGTGAATATGAAAATAATTCGTGATCAATATCTCTATTTTGAAAATTAAGCCAAGAATTATAGTGTGACTCAAGTCATGTTTTTTGTTTGTTTTGCTTAAAAAATCGTCTTTGTAGTAAAGCTACACTGCACATTTGTGAAGCTGATCAATATTTATGAGGGGGTGGATAGGGTGTTTGGGTGATGTTCATCACATAAAGCCCGCGTGGTACGCATCTGACAAAGGTCATGTTAGAGTGAAAGTGTCGAAAAATTCACTAACGTTATTTGGCGATAACGTTACAACCTTATCGTTCTCGTACCACGGGGTTCTATCATGGTAACATCAAATATCAAATTAAAGGTACAGAATTTTGGGCGTTTCCTCAGTAATATGGTTATGCCTAATATCGGTGCTTTCATTGCGTGGGGCTTAATTACCGCGCTCTTTATACCTACGGGCTGGTGGCCAAACGAAACATTGGCACAGCTTGTTGGCCCAATGATCACCTACTTATTACCACTACTTATTGGTTATACGGGCGGACGTCTTGTTGGCGGTGAGCGGGGGGGCATTGTTGGGGCAATCACAACGATGGGGGTGATTGTTGGTGCTGACATGCCAATGTTTATGGGCGCAATGATAGCAGGGCCATTAGGTGGCTTTGTGATTAAACGTTTTGACCGCTGGATTGATGGTAAAGTTAAAACAGGCTTTGAAATGCTCGTGAATAACTTTTCATCTGGCATTATTGGTATGCTTTTGGCGATACTCGCTTACCTTGCTATTGGTCCACTCGTTGCTGGCTTATCAAAAGTGTTGGCGGCTGGCGTAAATGTGATGGTGGAAAATAATCTACTGCCCCTTACTTCAATTTTTGTTGAGCCTGCAAAAATACTCTTTCTGAATAATGCCATTAACCACGGTATTTTCTCCCCACTAGGTATTCAGCAAGCCACTGAAACCGGCGCTTCTATTTTCTTCTTAATTGAAGCGAATCCAGGCCCAGGTTTAGGTGTGTTGCTGGCATATATGTTTTTTGGAAAAGGGAACGCTAAACAGTCAGCATCTGGTGCGGCAATAATTCACTTTTTTGGTGGGATCCACGAAATTTATTTTCCATATGTTTTAATGAATCCGCGTTTAATTCTTGCAGTTATTCTTGGTGGCATGACAGGTGTGTTTGTGATGAACCTATTTCATGCTGGTTTAGTTTCACCTGCATCCCCTGGTTCTATTTTTGCAGTTTTGCTGATGACACCAAAGTCATCTTTAGTTGGCGTTATTTTATCAGTCACAAGCGCAACCTTGGTTTCTTTCTTAGTCTCTGCCATTTTATTGAAAAGAACTCGCGTGGGTGATGATGATGAATTAGATAATGCGACGAAAAAAATGCGTGATATGAAAACGCAATCTAAATCATCAAACAAAGAAGCAACGAATAACAATTCAACGGTTAATCTTGCAAATGTGCGCAATATTATTGTTGCTTGCGATGCTGGTATGGGCTCAAGTGCAATGGGGGCCGGTGTGTTAGTGAAAAAAGTTCGTGATGCCGGGTTGGTTGATATTAATGTCAGGAATATGGCTATCAATGACCTTCCCGCGGATGTCGATATTGTTATCACACATAAAGACCTCACTGAAAGAGCTAAAACATTTGCACCTAATGCAATGCATATTTCTTTAGCAAATTTCTTAGATGGCCAAACATATAATGATTTAGTGACGAATCTGATCGCAAAAAAACATCCTAAAGCTGCAAACGATGGTCATTTAATTAAGCAAAAAATCGTTGCCGCAAATGATGAATCTTTTAATCTTGAAGATAAAGATGAGGCATTGTTTACACTGAGTGCTAAACATATCCATTTAAACTTATCGGCGAAGAATAAAGTTGAAGCAATTCAATTTGCGGGGCAAAAACTTGTCGAGGGCGGATATGTTGAGCCTGACTATATTAATGCAATGTTAGCGAGAGAAAAATTAACCTCAACTTACCTTGGCGAATCAATAGCTGTTCCCCATGGAACTATTGAAGCGAAAGACCGTGTTTTAAAAACGGGCATTGTTATTTGCCAATATCCAGACGGTGTTCAATTCGGAGATGAACCTGATGAAATCGCTCGTCTTGTTATTGGTATAGCAGCACAAAATAATGAGCATATTGCAGTGATTACACAAATTACCTCTGCACTAGATGACGATGGGGTGATAGAGAAACTGTGTAATACCCAAAGTATTCAAGAAGTGCTCGAAATTTTAGCATCACAAAGTGCAGCGTGAGGAGAATAACAATGAAAGTCATTCATTTTGGTGCAGGTAATATTGGTCGTGGTTTTATTGGTAAATTACTCGCAGATGCGAATTCACAGCTCACATTCACCGATGTTAACCAACCTTTAATCGATCAATTAGAGCATCAACAGTCATATCAGGTTCATGTTGTTGGTCAAGAAAGCCGTATTGAAAAAGTGCAACATGTGCATGCAATTAATTCTAATGATCCAAAGACAATTGAATATATTGCTACTGCGGATATGGTGACGACCGCAGTAGGCCCGCAAATTCTCGAAAAAATAGCAGGGACTTTAGCGCAAGGAATCACGTTAAGAAATAAATTAAATAACCAAAACCCACTCAATATAATTGCGTGTGAAAATATGGTAAGAGGAACAAGCCAATTAAAGCGGCATGTTCTCGCGCAATTGCCTATTGAAATACATGGATGGGTTGAACAGCATGTTGGTTTTGTTGACTCTGCTGTTGACCGTATTGTTCCTCCCATGGATGCAGCAAATGATGACCCGCTTTCGGTAACAGTAGAATCATTCAGTGAATGGATTGTCGACAAAACGCAATTTATTGGCAATATTCCGTCCATTGATGGAATGGAGCTAACGGATAATTTAATGGCATTTGTAGAACGTAAACTATTTACGTTAAATACAGGTCATGCGATTACTGCATATCTAGGTCAAATATATGGTCACCAAACAATCAGTGATGCCATTAATGATCCTAAAGTTTACGCTATTGTAAAAGCTGCGATGGAAGAAAGTGGGCAAGTTTTAATTCAACGGTATGGATTTAATGCAGACAAGCACCAGCAATATATTGAAAAAATATTAAGTCGGTTTGCTAACCCTTATTTAAAAGATGATGTCAATCGAGTAGGGCGTCAGCCTATCCGTAAACTCAGTCCAGAAGATAGGTTGATTAAACCGTTACTAGGGACGTTTGAGTACCAATTACCTAATAATAATCTGATAATTGGTATTGCAGCTGCGCTTCATTTTAGATGTTCTAGCGACTCTCAATCTGTTGAGATGGCTGCTTTGATTGAAAATAAAGGCATTTATCAAACTGTAGTTGAATTGAGTGGACTAGAACAACATCCTGTCATTATTGATAAAATTTGTGCGCAGTATGAACTGATAAAGTAGAGCAACGAGTAATATTACGGATAATGAGTTAATTAGTGAGGTTCAATCACTTTATGGTTATTAGCGAATAAATATTAAGCGGGTGGCCATAAAGTGACAAAAGAAATTATTATGGAAAATAAACAAGACATTGAAAATCAAATCCTTGAGCGGCTAAATCAACGGCCTGAAGTACATTTATTTGTTCAAGAGGTTATTTTGCTGATTTCACAAGCAATTGATAAATTGATGTTAAAAGTATTTAGAAAGGATGATTATGCTGTAAAATATGCCGTTGAACCTCTTTTGACAGGTAATGGTCCATTAGGTGATTTATCTGTGCGTTTGAAACTGTTATTTGCTTTGGGGGCCATAACGCGTGAAACCTATGAAGATATTGAATTATTTCTAGCATTAAATGATTCTCTAGCATACCAAGAATTAAAATTAGATTATATTGATGATGAAATAATCGGCAGTATTAAAATGTTGCACTGCATGGGGCCATTACCTGAAATGATGCGCTTTGATCAGCCCGAAGATATGGTTGACAAACAGCTAATTGATTTGCAAAAACAGCGCTATCAGCAAATGGTCAAATCGTCTTTAGTACTATCTGTTGCTGATTTAATTGCACAAATATTAGAAACCGATGTTTTTTAATGAGCCTTTGCATTCTTTATTTCTTTTTCACTAAAGATCTTGCCCGCCTATTTACTTCATTAAATAAATATGTTTGAAATACAAATATGTATAATCGAACCTTATATGGCTTAAATATGAATATTATTATTGCTCATAACATCACTCAAGAGGATAAGGCTGAACTACTGGCTGGGCTCCGTAGTTTTAATGTCCAGTATTTAGATGCTTCTCGTTTTGGTCAGTTAGGCATTTATTTCAAAGATGGCGCAGGTGTGATGCAGGGTGGGTTAATTGCGGAAGTAAAAGCGAATTGGCTGTGTATTGATTATTTATGGGTAAACGAAACAGTGAGAGAAGCTGGGCTAGGGCGTAAATTAATGGAGACCGCTGAGCAAGAAGCGATAAAATTAGGCTGTATTCATGCTTTGGTCGACACTTTTAGCTTTCAAGCTTTACCATTTTACCAAAAATTAGGTTATATCCAGCAAATGTCACTACCCGATTTTCCGCAAACAGGTATGCAACGTCACTACCTAACTAAGTTAAATTTAAAGAAAAATGAATAGCGCTATTGATTGTAATGTTCAGAAAAACAATCAGTGCTATGTGTTTTTGTATTTTGATTTGCGGTTGCGGATGGGTTAACGGGTAGATTTAATTGATTTATCCAGCAGGCTAGACTTTGTTTTGCATTTAATCTTACCTCTGAACTTTTATCATGAACTGACCGAATGTTCATTGTTGAGTATTCCATCAATCTATTATCCACAAAGATAAATATTCGGTCAGCTTTCTGATCTGGTTGATCAGGTAATAACTGGTCGGCATAAAACAATAAATCATACTGGTCTTGCTTGGCTGAACTCATGGGGGTTCCTTCAATATGAATGACTTCAGCTTTACTTATTCCAGATATAATGACTAAAGATGGCTTTTCTTTTGTGCAAGCTAAAAGCAAAAGAGGCAAAAAAAGAAGAATGACAAATTTTCTCATTGATGGTTTATCCAGTAAATACGTGCAGTAGAATTGATAATAGAAGGTTCTATTCATGATAAAAATGGTTAGATAAAAAATAGGATTTTTCTACTCTCTGTTATTCAATGAGTTAATTTTCACGCTATATTTTTCACATTGATCCCTGACAGCAACATTAGGCTAGATAGTGATTGTGAAAGCGACAAGAGTTACATAGATAGCTGATAAGACCAAGACCACACCAATGATTGTTCTAGCAAAAAGGCAGAAAACACTACTCGGTGGTGATTTTGGAAATAGTGCTGAAAAGCTCCAATAAGCAAGCCACAGGAGTAAAAAGGCAGCAAATAAAAGATAAATAACGGTGAATGTCACTACATATATCCCAATGTTTAAGTTAGGCAGATGATTACTATGATGCAACGTACGCTATGATCATACCAAGCATGCACATGATGACTATAAGGCATATACCAGCGATAACTCGAATAAAAGACCAGAAAGTATTGGTTCTGCCTATATTCCAAAAACAAAAAAATACTGCAATTCCCAATATAATTTCATAAATAATCAGTTCAGCCATGACGATGCATACATCCATATAATTAAGTGATTAACAATATACATAAGTCAAATATCAATAGCTATCAATTAAAGGCTAACGTCCTATTACCCATGTATTCATGCCTGTTTAGCTTTGTTTAGTTCGGGATAGTATGGATAGTTGCTATGATTTTTTTGTGAGATTTTTGTTTAGGTAGGAATAGCTTGGTTTAGTTTATACTGGTGTCCCCTGCAGGAATCGAACCTGCAACTAGCCCTTAGGAGGGGCTCGTTATATCCATTTAACTAAGGGGACTTTGAGCTTATTGCTAAGCAGGGTTTGCATTTTACTGTTCACATCCAATGGAATCAAGTTGTTACGCGGAATTAATTCAATTTATTGAAAAGAACACTTTTTTGTCTGTTTTTTCGCCTTGGTTTTATCTAACAATTATTCCAGTTGCTGGTTTTATTTTGCTGTGTGTATAATCGAAACCCCTATAAATATTAACACAATCCCAACATTTTCATAAAAAGATGTTAAGTGCAAAGCTAGCTTAATTATCAGTCAATATTGAATTTTGGAGTAAAAATGCCAGAAATCAGTACGTTATTTGCTTTCGGTTTAATTGCCCTTGGTATGGTATTAACACCTGGACCGAATATGATTTATTTAATTTCTCGGTCTATTTGCCAGGGTCGACAAGCTGGGTTTATTTCACTTGCGGGTGTTGCGCTCGGATTTGTTTTTTATATGTTATGTGCTGCTTTTGGTATTACAGCTTTTATTTTTGCAATTCCTTATGCGTATGATGTGTTGAGGGTTGCAGGGGCAATGTACTTACTCTATTTGGCGTGGCAGGCTGTTAAACCAAATGGCCGTTCAGCTTTTCAACTTCAAACATTGGATATCGATAGTCCTAGAAAACTTTTTATGATGGGTTTTTTAACGAATATTGCTAACCCTAAAATCGCGATTATGTATTTATCTCTACTGCCGCAATTTATTGCACCAGGTCACGGCAGTGTGTTAGTGCAATCAATGATATTAGGAACAACCCAAATATTGATTAGCCTAACAATTAATGGGCTAATCGTGATTGCGGCGGGGACTATTTCATTATTACTGACACGCCGTCCAACATGGCAGTTAATTCAACGGTGGCTAATGGGGACCGTTTTGGCAGGGCTAGCCATCAAGATACTGGTTGAATCTAAAAAATAATTGTGGGAAAGAGCAAGGTTTTGTGGCTTGCTCTTTCATTTGATGATTTTTTAGGTCTAGTCATTGCTTTCTTATTTCTACGGAAATAGAAAGTAATGGTTTTTGCGCTAATTGATCATAATTCTTATAA
The window above is part of the Providencia sp. R33 genome. Proteins encoded here:
- a CDS encoding PTS mannitol transporter subunit IICBA, translated to MVTSNIKLKVQNFGRFLSNMVMPNIGAFIAWGLITALFIPTGWWPNETLAQLVGPMITYLLPLLIGYTGGRLVGGERGGIVGAITTMGVIVGADMPMFMGAMIAGPLGGFVIKRFDRWIDGKVKTGFEMLVNNFSSGIIGMLLAILAYLAIGPLVAGLSKVLAAGVNVMVENNLLPLTSIFVEPAKILFLNNAINHGIFSPLGIQQATETGASIFFLIEANPGPGLGVLLAYMFFGKGNAKQSASGAAIIHFFGGIHEIYFPYVLMNPRLILAVILGGMTGVFVMNLFHAGLVSPASPGSIFAVLLMTPKSSLVGVILSVTSATLVSFLVSAILLKRTRVGDDDELDNATKKMRDMKTQSKSSNKEATNNNSTVNLANVRNIIVACDAGMGSSAMGAGVLVKKVRDAGLVDINVRNMAINDLPADVDIVITHKDLTERAKTFAPNAMHISLANFLDGQTYNDLVTNLIAKKHPKAANDGHLIKQKIVAANDESFNLEDKDEALFTLSAKHIHLNLSAKNKVEAIQFAGQKLVEGGYVEPDYINAMLAREKLTSTYLGESIAVPHGTIEAKDRVLKTGIVICQYPDGVQFGDEPDEIARLVIGIAAQNNEHIAVITQITSALDDDGVIEKLCNTQSIQEVLEILASQSAA
- a CDS encoding mannitol-1-phosphate 5-dehydrogenase, which codes for MKVIHFGAGNIGRGFIGKLLADANSQLTFTDVNQPLIDQLEHQQSYQVHVVGQESRIEKVQHVHAINSNDPKTIEYIATADMVTTAVGPQILEKIAGTLAQGITLRNKLNNQNPLNIIACENMVRGTSQLKRHVLAQLPIEIHGWVEQHVGFVDSAVDRIVPPMDAANDDPLSVTVESFSEWIVDKTQFIGNIPSIDGMELTDNLMAFVERKLFTLNTGHAITAYLGQIYGHQTISDAINDPKVYAIVKAAMEESGQVLIQRYGFNADKHQQYIEKILSRFANPYLKDDVNRVGRQPIRKLSPEDRLIKPLLGTFEYQLPNNNLIIGIAAALHFRCSSDSQSVEMAALIENKGIYQTVVELSGLEQHPVIIDKICAQYELIK
- a CDS encoding MltR family transcriptional regulator, coding for MTKEIIMENKQDIENQILERLNQRPEVHLFVQEVILLISQAIDKLMLKVFRKDDYAVKYAVEPLLTGNGPLGDLSVRLKLLFALGAITRETYEDIELFLALNDSLAYQELKLDYIDDEIIGSIKMLHCMGPLPEMMRFDQPEDMVDKQLIDLQKQRYQQMVKSSLVLSVADLIAQILETDVF
- a CDS encoding GNAT family N-acetyltransferase, which encodes MNIIIAHNITQEDKAELLAGLRSFNVQYLDASRFGQLGIYFKDGAGVMQGGLIAEVKANWLCIDYLWVNETVREAGLGRKLMETAEQEAIKLGCIHALVDTFSFQALPFYQKLGYIQQMSLPDFPQTGMQRHYLTKLNLKKNE
- a CDS encoding LysE family translocator, with protein sequence MPEISTLFAFGLIALGMVLTPGPNMIYLISRSICQGRQAGFISLAGVALGFVFYMLCAAFGITAFIFAIPYAYDVLRVAGAMYLLYLAWQAVKPNGRSAFQLQTLDIDSPRKLFMMGFLTNIANPKIAIMYLSLLPQFIAPGHGSVLVQSMILGTTQILISLTINGLIVIAAGTISLLLTRRPTWQLIQRWLMGTVLAGLAIKILVESKK